A window of the Gossypium hirsutum isolate 1008001.06 chromosome A05, Gossypium_hirsutum_v2.1, whole genome shotgun sequence genome harbors these coding sequences:
- the LOC107961004 gene encoding uncharacterized protein codes for MIFLSYEKLKTVLDNKCLPATQAEARKSWEEFDEIAHCYMLESMTSTLYKKLKSCKIAKEILDKLEDMFGGQAALAQQLAITSVMNAQQKPNISIKDHMNTLVG; via the coding sequence ATGATTTTCCTAAGCTATGAGAAACTAAAGACAGTCCTTGATAATAAATGCCTTCCAGCCACTCAAGCTGAGGCTAGAAAGAGTTGGGAGGAGTTTGATGAGATTGCTCATTGCTATATGCTGGAAAGCATGACTAGCACCCTTTATAAAAAACTAAAGAGCTGTAAGATTGCCAAAGAGATTCTAGACAAACTAGAAGACATGTTCGGAGGCCAAGCTGCCTTGGCTCAACAGTTGGCTATTACTAGTGTGATGAATGCCCAGCAAAAGCCTAACATTTCAATCAAAGACCATATGAATACTCTTGTGGGATAA